Within the Arachis duranensis cultivar V14167 chromosome 10, aradu.V14167.gnm2.J7QH, whole genome shotgun sequence genome, the region TGCAATAAATCCAGCACTAATTCCTGCATAAAACAGCATGCATAATCACAAGATGCTTTTTgttcaatgaaaaaaaaataccacaatgcGAATAAAATTGACTTGTGTTACCCTGTTACGCATGTTCACAACTTTGATCTGCTTCAGTTCATCAATTACGGATCTGTAACCGGAAAATCATCAACAgcaatatttataataaacaagTTAAAGTTCCATAAACAACAAAAGCATCATAAGGCACTACAGAAACTTAATTTCCACAGCAAACTTCACGAAAAGATCAGGTcactaccaaaaagaaagatCATCAAAAATCTCAAAACAGACTCTTTAATCCTGTATAATAGCATTAATAAAAACAAGTTCTAATTCCGGTAACAAGAGTCCCATAAAGCACCAATGAAACTCAATTTATACAATCAAATTCATGAATAATCAAGTCActacctaagaagaccatcagAATCTCATATCAAACCTTATCAAAGCAAATCCAGGACAATGTAATATATAAGAAACAAGTTCAAGCTCTGGAAAGTGGAAACAACTAAAGCCCTGTAATGCACAACAGAAACTCAATTTTCACTCTAAAACGCACAAGTGAACAACCAAGTCACAACTACACTACTAAAGGATCAACAAAATATCAAAACGAACCTTAGCAAATCCATAACAATATCATTGATAAGAAATAAGTTCGAGGGATATGATGCATGGCTTCGGGTACATACTGACCGTCGAAGTCTAAGGTTTTTTTCTTGGTTGAGCTTCTGCTCTCTGAACTCGAAGGAAGAAAACTGGAATGGAGATGGGTTTTTCTACTGAGTAGTCTGAGAAGAGGGGGGCAGAATCGTGACGGAGACAGAGGCCAGGCGACGAACACAACTCAGAAGACGGTGGTGGGTTGGAAGAATCTGCGACGACCAGACGAAGACGATGGTGGCTGAGCGCCCGACCGACGGCGGCAGGAGCGCGATGGAGCAGATGAATACCAGGAACTGACGCGCCGAGGtcgaggaagaagaagctgcGATTCTTGAAGGAGAAAGAAGCACGGACGACCAGACGACGATGGTAGTGCCTGAGAGCGACGGACGGCGGCAGTCCTTGCGGCGGTGGTGGAGAAGTTAGGGTTTAGGGGAGAAGCTGTTAAGATAGGGGTATTcaaagggtatttttgtctaatcaaaTAAAGGAAGGATGTTTAAGtcttttcattaaaattaaataaaatttattttttatttttatttaattaaaagggtgttttagtaaaagtggtgatatattatatatttaaaaaagaaaaaattaaatgctgatgtggaaaataaattccacttgttttattattatttgtccacGTTTTAAACATATCGATACGTATTAATTTATCATTGTACCGTAGCAATCACCAAATATCTATTATATAAATTGACAATTTGTGTTCAATATCCTAAAGCAAATTAAAGAAGTTGAAAAAATGGAACAAGCAAAGAACAAGCATCACCAAACACGAgttttcatcttgttcttgATTATCATATTATATTTAACAAGCACATCAGGATCATCATCACCGGAGACATCACAAAATAGAAAGCATCACTTTGTTCTAGTGCATGGAGCGTGCCACGGAGCATGGTCATGGTACAAGGTTATTACACTTCTAAAATCATGGGGTCACAATGTAACTGCCTTAGACTTGGCAGCTTCAGGAGTGAACCAAAAGCAGGCTTTGGAGCTTAATTCAATTTCTGAGTACTTTGAACCTCTGACTGAGTTCATGAATTCATTAGTGGGTGAAGGTGAAAGAGTGGTTCTTGTTGGTCATAGCCTTGGTGGCTTGGCCATAACCTATGCCATGGAGCATTTTCCTCACAAAATTTCTGTAGCAGTCTTTGTTACTGCTTTCATGCCTGGTCCAACACTCAACGTATCCGTTGTCTATCAAATGGTAAAGCTATtcttctttgtctttgttgtttAAGTAAGCTACCTCAAAAGAAGTTAGGTGAATACTTCAATCAACATGTCTTTACATAaagattatatatattgtgaatTATTAGACGGATTGATATATTTGACTGAATTATTTAAGAA harbors:
- the LOC107469548 gene encoding methyl jasmonate esterase 1-like, giving the protein MEQAKNKHHQTRVFILFLIIILYLTSTSGSSSPETSQNRKHHFVLVHGACHGAWSWYKVITLLKSWGHNVTALDLAASGVNQKQALELNSISEYFEPLTEFMNSLVGEGERVVLVGHSLGGLAITYAMEHFPHKISVAVFVTAFMPGPTLNVSVVYQMVKLFFFVFVV